In Osmia lignaria lignaria isolate PbOS001 chromosome 5, iyOsmLign1, whole genome shotgun sequence, a single genomic region encodes these proteins:
- the LOC117605055 gene encoding protein kinase C-binding protein NELL1 isoform X5, which yields MSISFVSFISVLLCWLFLLPISLTFTGSQTKNTLATMSGTANKKAEAAPEVGANVGVTKETSGVPATRPRTGSDPGGGIDLLAALQLHNTTRQGVTKVPGLVRLKSAYYLQGEERELRLNEASFERAATLLRRVPEFTIAAALRQEEANSGTIVAFSHGNNRYLELQSSGRKNELRLYYISRRDGAVHEEAFPFRLADGAWHRVALSVSGSQVELLVDCHPLYRRLLRPGPPDTNFTLPQLQLWVGQRNVKHFFFKGALQDVRLIPGPHGYLSQCPQLDSSCPTCGQFSILQNTVEQLMHNLNELSRRLAAAEGRISKVEECECQKSCRANGTVHEDGATWEKGCQQCSCVHGEIECRPTPCAAVTCKNPVIPQGQCCPICLKQCYLHGVIYDHGEKVSPKQCVECDCFDGSFTCQRFDTETRCPPLPCPPSEQISVAEECCKFCPGVDYCAKGHKCHANASCLNLQTTYACHCDIGFQGDGHNCHDIDECKQQGGSEGHHCNANTKCVNVIGSYTCECLPGYHRVDKFNCAELDECATGHHACDQHATCVNTAGSYYCICKDGYTGDGYTCKPVCNQTCQNGGECVAPGKCSCRRGYIGNSCELDLDECASDLHRCHQSSTCFNMPGWYYCRCKPGYRSALHDSTQGTQCLDIDECNDQTIERRHTCHPSAKCVNTEGGYECVCPPQEDNHTAEECRLSCWFENQEVKNGETLAPAGNPCRRCTCKDGVITCRDPVCDCSAPGSHRDKCCPQCDPAASCRHQELHHLVFRSGERWIYQCQTCECLYGEIDCWQMECPPVSCSNPVTEDGDCCPRCEDDPCARELPGNGTSLSLLTRPRPCSYSGIIHDSGSSWQDPHDKCTTCECKVPYCAQLVSNSACCVHRTGSYAAATITAALAIWAATSSNVLQSLFLSLTYAAYRALRGHRWLTVHRKQLYQRLQLPAQLVQRSPAPPTPCHPRLLPRPPTPEAGPTWPGKHNGACKNPSSQYNDRGTTSVSECNYNKLCLQTGTSCPLEQRRRRRRRTSALHPRRRRRRRRAKLRASLNRLRLHHDDSALKRRATSPTIEATHPSPLLPHPHPHPPPPRRLRRHLPCWCPLGRTQTRKTLSLSAAPPATATKWSGPTDTVSRRTIVIGGATTTTRWRGAALPEPVASVES from the exons ATGTCGATTTCATTCGTCTCCTTCATCTCCGTTCTACTCTGTTGGCTGTTCCTCCTACCGATCAGCCTCACCTTCACCGGCTCCCAAACGAAAAACACACTTGCCACCA TGTCTGGCACGGCAAACAAGAAAGCGGAAGCGGCGCCGGAGGTGGGGGCCAATGTTGGCGTCACAAAAGAGACTTCCGGTGTCCCGGCCACGAGGCCCAGAACTGGCAGCGATCCTGGAGGAGGTATAGACCTGTTGGCAGCGTTACAGCTGCACAATACAACCCGACAGGGTGTTACAAAGGTGCCAGGCCTAGTTAGGTTAAAGTCAGCCTATTATCTTCAGG GCGAGGAGAGGGAGCTGCGACTGAACGAGGCGAGCTTCGAACGTGCGGCCACGCTACTCCGGCGGGTTCCGGAATTCACTATAGCAGCCGCTTTGCGACAAGAGGAGGCCAATTCCGGGACGATCGTCGCCTTTTCGCATGGAAACAATAG ATATTTGGAGCTGCAGAGCAGCGGTCGTAAGAACGAGCTTCGACTTTATTACATATCCCGTCGCGACGGGGCTGTACACGAGGAGGCGTTTCCTTTCCGACTGGCCGACGGGGCCTGGCACAGGGTCGCCCTAAGTGTAAGCGGCTCGCAGGTCGAGCTGCTCGTCGACTGTCATCCATTGTACAGGCGGTTGCTCAGGCCTGGACCACCTGACACAAATTTCACTCTGCCTCAACTTCAGCTCTGGGTAGGACAGAGAAACGTCAAGCACTTTTTCTTCAAG GGTGCTCTACAGGATGTGAGGTTGATACCCGGCCCCCATGGCTATCTTTCACAGTGTCCCCAACTCGATTCGTCCTGTCCCACCTGCGGTCAATTTTCTATACTGCAAAACACGGTCGAGCAGCTGATGCATAATCTGAACGAACTATCGCGTAGA CTAGCCGCTGCAGAGGGCAGAATAAGCAAAGTGGAGGAGTGCGAGTGCCAAAAATCGTGCAGGGCAAACGGCACGGTACACGAGGACGGCGCCACATGGGAAAAGGGTTGCCAACAGTGTTCCTGTGTCCATGGTGAAATCGAGTGCCGACCAACGCCCTGTGCTGCTGTCACTTGCAAGAATCCCGTCATTCCTCAAGGACAGTGCTGTCCGATCTGTTTGA AACAATGTTACTTGCATGGCGTGATTTACGATCACGGCGAGAAAGTCTCGCCGAAACAGTGCGTCGAGTGCGACTGTTTCGACGGAAGTTTCACTTGCCAGAGATTTGACACGGAAACCAGATGTCCGCCATTGCCTTGTCCTCCTAGCGAACAGATCAGCGTAGCCGAGGAATGCTGCAAATTCTGCCCAG GGGTGGACTACTGCGCGAAGGGCCACAAGTGTCACGCTAATGCATCCTGCCTGAACCTGCAGACAACGTACGCCTGCCACTGCGATATTGGTTTCCAAGGGGACGGTCATAACTGTCACG ACATAGACGAGTGTAAACAACAAGGTGGCTCGGAAGGTCATCACTGCAACGCTAATACAAAATGCGTGAACGTGATCGGCTCGTACACGTGCGAGTGTCTTCCGGGCTACCATAGAGTGGACAAATTCAACTGCGCCGAACTCGACGAGTGTGCGACTGGTCACCACGCGTGCGACCAACACGCGACCTGTGTGAACACCGCGGGCAGTTACTATTGCATCTGCAAGGATGGCTACACTGGCGATGGCTACACCTGCAAAC CGGTCTGCAATCAGACCTGTCAGAACGGTGGCGAATGCGTGGCGCCAGGAAAATGTTCCTGTCGCCGCGGTTACATAGGCAACAGTTGCGAGCTCGATCTGGACGAGTGCGCTAGCGATCTTCATCGTTGTCATCAGTCGTCAACTTGTTTCAATATGCCTGGATGGTATTATTGCCGCTGCAAACCCGGTTACAGAAGCGCCCTTCACGACAGCACCCAAGGCACCCAGTGTCTCGATATCGACGAGTGTAACGATCAGACGATCGAGAGGAGGCACACGTGTCACCCTAGCGCTAAGTGCGTCAACACCGAGGGTGGATACGAGTGCGTATGCCCGCCTCAGGAGGACAATCACACCGCGGAAGAGTGTAGATTGA GTTGTTGGTTCGAAAATCAAGAGGTTAAAAACGGAGAGACTCTGGCACCAGCCGGTAATCCTTGCAGAAGATGTACTTGCAAGGACGGGGTCATCACCTGTAGGGATCCCGTTTGCGACTGCAGCGCCCCTGGAAGTCACAGGGACAAATGCTGTCCTCAGTGCGATCCTGCAGCCTCTTGCAGGCATCAGGAGCTTCATCACCTAGTCTTCAGGAGCGGTGAACGATGGATATACCAGTGTCAGACTTGCGAATGCCTG TACGGTGAAATAGACTGCTGGCAGATGGAATGTCCACCGGTTAGCTGTTCGAATCCCGTTACGGAGGACGGGGACTGTTGTCCGCGTTGCGAGGACGATCCATGCGCGAGAGAACTACCCGGAAATGGTACTTCTCTCTCGTTGTTGACACGGCCAAGGCCTTGCAGTTACTCCGGCATCATTCATGACAGTGGCAGCTCCTGGCAGGATCCCCATGACAAGTGCACCACGTGCGAGTGCAAG GTGCCGTACTGCGCCCAATTGGTGAGCAATAGCGCGTGTTGTGTGCATCG GACGGGCAGCTATGCTGCAGCTACGATTACGGCTGCGCTGGCGATTTGGGCAGCAACGAGCAGCAACGTCCTCCAGTCGTTGTTCCTGAGCCTTACGTACGCGGCCTATCGAGCGCTGCGGGGTCACCGATGGCTGACGGTGCACCGGAAGCAGCTCTATCAGCGGTTACAACTACCAGCTCAGCTGGTGCAACGGTCACCAGCACCGCCTACCCCCTGTCATCCTCGTCTTCTTCCTCGTCCACCAACACCAGAAGCGGGTCCAACGTGGCCAGGAAAGCACAACGGAGCCTGCAAAAATCCCAGCAGCCAGTACAACGACAGAGGGACGACCTCCGTGTCGGAATGCAACTACAACAAGCTGTGCCTACAGACAGGTACCAGCTGCCCTCTGGAGCAGCGAcggcgtcgtcgtcgacgtACGAGCGCGTTGCACCCACGTCGACGTCGTCGCCGACGACGGGCAAAACTCCGGGCAAGTCTCAACCGCCTACGCTTACACCACGACGACAGCGCCCTAAAGCGGCGGGCAACCTCACCAACCATCGAGGCAACGCATCCTTCTCCTCTCCTCCCTCATCCTCATcctcatcctcctcctcctcggcGTCTTCGTCGCCACTTACCATGCTGGTGCCCTCTGGGGCGGACCCAGACTCGGAAGACACTGTCTCTGTCAGCAGCACCACCAGCAACAGCGACAAAGTGGTCGGGACCGACGGATACCGTCAGTCGTCGAACAATCGTCATCGGAGGAGCGACGACAACGACTCGATGGCGCGGGGCAGCGCTACCTGAGCCCGTTGCTTCCGTGGAGAGCTAG
- the LOC117605055 gene encoding protein kinase C-binding protein NELL1 isoform X7 has protein sequence MYYGSVIDRTGSSCSPSDLQQPRSPRRRAATTTSGVPKDVDADQELLFQREEPAYVVLDVQPRPGCAAASCHAGQRPARRRTGGNAIRIFLLAALAAFLAIAVSPVSGTANKKAEAAPEVGANVGVTKETSGVPATRPRTGSDPGGGIDLLAALQLHNTTRQGVTKVPGLVRLKSAYYLQGEERELRLNEASFERAATLLRRVPEFTIAAALRQEEANSGTIVAFSHGNNRYLELQSSGRKNELRLYYISRRDGAVHEEAFPFRLADGAWHRVALSVSGSQVELLVDCHPLYRRLLRPGPPDTNFTLPQLQLWVGQRNVKHFFFKGALQDVRLIPGPHGYLSQCPQLDSSCPTCGQFSILQNTVEQLMHNLNELSRRLAAAEGRISKVEECECQKSCRANGTVHEDGATWEKGCQQCSCVHGEIECRPTPCAAVTCKNPVIPQGQCCPICLKQCYLHGVIYDHGEKVSPKQCVECDCFDGSFTCQRFDTETRCPPLPCPPSEQISVAEECCKFCPAVCNQTCQNGGECVAPGKCSCRRGYIGNSCELDLDECASDLHRCHQSSTCFNMPGWYYCRCKPGYRSALHDSTQGTQCLDIDECNDQTIERRHTCHPSAKCVNTEGGYECVCPPQEDNHTAEECRLSCWFENQEVKNGETLAPAGNPCRRCTCKDGVITCRDPVCDCSAPGSHRDKCCPQCDPAASCRHQELHHLVFRSGERWIYQCQTCECLYGEIDCWQMECPPVSCSNPVTEDGDCCPRCEDDPCARELPGNGTSLSLLTRPRPCSYSGIIHDSGSSWQDPHDKCTTCECKVPYCAQLVSNSACCVHRTGSYAAATITAALAIWAATSSNVLQSLFLSLTYAAYRALRGHRWLTVHRKQLYQRLQLPAQLVQRSPAPPTPCHPRLLPRPPTPEAGPTWPGKHNGACKNPSSQYNDRGTTSVSECNYNKLCLQTGTSCPLEQRRRRRRRTSALHPRRRRRRRRAKLRASLNRLRLHHDDSALKRRATSPTIEATHPSPLLPHPHPHPPPPRRLRRHLPCWCPLGRTQTRKTLSLSAAPPATATKWSGPTDTVSRRTIVIGGATTTTRWRGAALPEPVASVES, from the exons TGTCTGGCACGGCAAACAAGAAAGCGGAAGCGGCGCCGGAGGTGGGGGCCAATGTTGGCGTCACAAAAGAGACTTCCGGTGTCCCGGCCACGAGGCCCAGAACTGGCAGCGATCCTGGAGGAGGTATAGACCTGTTGGCAGCGTTACAGCTGCACAATACAACCCGACAGGGTGTTACAAAGGTGCCAGGCCTAGTTAGGTTAAAGTCAGCCTATTATCTTCAGG GCGAGGAGAGGGAGCTGCGACTGAACGAGGCGAGCTTCGAACGTGCGGCCACGCTACTCCGGCGGGTTCCGGAATTCACTATAGCAGCCGCTTTGCGACAAGAGGAGGCCAATTCCGGGACGATCGTCGCCTTTTCGCATGGAAACAATAG ATATTTGGAGCTGCAGAGCAGCGGTCGTAAGAACGAGCTTCGACTTTATTACATATCCCGTCGCGACGGGGCTGTACACGAGGAGGCGTTTCCTTTCCGACTGGCCGACGGGGCCTGGCACAGGGTCGCCCTAAGTGTAAGCGGCTCGCAGGTCGAGCTGCTCGTCGACTGTCATCCATTGTACAGGCGGTTGCTCAGGCCTGGACCACCTGACACAAATTTCACTCTGCCTCAACTTCAGCTCTGGGTAGGACAGAGAAACGTCAAGCACTTTTTCTTCAAG GGTGCTCTACAGGATGTGAGGTTGATACCCGGCCCCCATGGCTATCTTTCACAGTGTCCCCAACTCGATTCGTCCTGTCCCACCTGCGGTCAATTTTCTATACTGCAAAACACGGTCGAGCAGCTGATGCATAATCTGAACGAACTATCGCGTAGA CTAGCCGCTGCAGAGGGCAGAATAAGCAAAGTGGAGGAGTGCGAGTGCCAAAAATCGTGCAGGGCAAACGGCACGGTACACGAGGACGGCGCCACATGGGAAAAGGGTTGCCAACAGTGTTCCTGTGTCCATGGTGAAATCGAGTGCCGACCAACGCCCTGTGCTGCTGTCACTTGCAAGAATCCCGTCATTCCTCAAGGACAGTGCTGTCCGATCTGTTTGA AACAATGTTACTTGCATGGCGTGATTTACGATCACGGCGAGAAAGTCTCGCCGAAACAGTGCGTCGAGTGCGACTGTTTCGACGGAAGTTTCACTTGCCAGAGATTTGACACGGAAACCAGATGTCCGCCATTGCCTTGTCCTCCTAGCGAACAGATCAGCGTAGCCGAGGAATGCTGCAAATTCTGCCCAG CGGTCTGCAATCAGACCTGTCAGAACGGTGGCGAATGCGTGGCGCCAGGAAAATGTTCCTGTCGCCGCGGTTACATAGGCAACAGTTGCGAGCTCGATCTGGACGAGTGCGCTAGCGATCTTCATCGTTGTCATCAGTCGTCAACTTGTTTCAATATGCCTGGATGGTATTATTGCCGCTGCAAACCCGGTTACAGAAGCGCCCTTCACGACAGCACCCAAGGCACCCAGTGTCTCGATATCGACGAGTGTAACGATCAGACGATCGAGAGGAGGCACACGTGTCACCCTAGCGCTAAGTGCGTCAACACCGAGGGTGGATACGAGTGCGTATGCCCGCCTCAGGAGGACAATCACACCGCGGAAGAGTGTAGATTGA GTTGTTGGTTCGAAAATCAAGAGGTTAAAAACGGAGAGACTCTGGCACCAGCCGGTAATCCTTGCAGAAGATGTACTTGCAAGGACGGGGTCATCACCTGTAGGGATCCCGTTTGCGACTGCAGCGCCCCTGGAAGTCACAGGGACAAATGCTGTCCTCAGTGCGATCCTGCAGCCTCTTGCAGGCATCAGGAGCTTCATCACCTAGTCTTCAGGAGCGGTGAACGATGGATATACCAGTGTCAGACTTGCGAATGCCTG TACGGTGAAATAGACTGCTGGCAGATGGAATGTCCACCGGTTAGCTGTTCGAATCCCGTTACGGAGGACGGGGACTGTTGTCCGCGTTGCGAGGACGATCCATGCGCGAGAGAACTACCCGGAAATGGTACTTCTCTCTCGTTGTTGACACGGCCAAGGCCTTGCAGTTACTCCGGCATCATTCATGACAGTGGCAGCTCCTGGCAGGATCCCCATGACAAGTGCACCACGTGCGAGTGCAAG GTGCCGTACTGCGCCCAATTGGTGAGCAATAGCGCGTGTTGTGTGCATCG GACGGGCAGCTATGCTGCAGCTACGATTACGGCTGCGCTGGCGATTTGGGCAGCAACGAGCAGCAACGTCCTCCAGTCGTTGTTCCTGAGCCTTACGTACGCGGCCTATCGAGCGCTGCGGGGTCACCGATGGCTGACGGTGCACCGGAAGCAGCTCTATCAGCGGTTACAACTACCAGCTCAGCTGGTGCAACGGTCACCAGCACCGCCTACCCCCTGTCATCCTCGTCTTCTTCCTCGTCCACCAACACCAGAAGCGGGTCCAACGTGGCCAGGAAAGCACAACGGAGCCTGCAAAAATCCCAGCAGCCAGTACAACGACAGAGGGACGACCTCCGTGTCGGAATGCAACTACAACAAGCTGTGCCTACAGACAGGTACCAGCTGCCCTCTGGAGCAGCGAcggcgtcgtcgtcgacgtACGAGCGCGTTGCACCCACGTCGACGTCGTCGCCGACGACGGGCAAAACTCCGGGCAAGTCTCAACCGCCTACGCTTACACCACGACGACAGCGCCCTAAAGCGGCGGGCAACCTCACCAACCATCGAGGCAACGCATCCTTCTCCTCTCCTCCCTCATCCTCATcctcatcctcctcctcctcggcGTCTTCGTCGCCACTTACCATGCTGGTGCCCTCTGGGGCGGACCCAGACTCGGAAGACACTGTCTCTGTCAGCAGCACCACCAGCAACAGCGACAAAGTGGTCGGGACCGACGGATACCGTCAGTCGTCGAACAATCGTCATCGGAGGAGCGACGACAACGACTCGATGGCGCGGGGCAGCGCTACCTGAGCCCGTTGCTTCCGTGGAGAGCTAG
- the LOC117605055 gene encoding protein kinase C-binding protein NELL1 isoform X6, producing MYYGSVIDRTGSSCSPSDLQQPRSPRRRAATTTSGVPKDVDADQELLFQREEPAYVVLDVQPRPGCAAASCHAGQRPARRRTGGNAIRIFLLAALAAFLAIAVSPVSGTANKKAEAAPEVGANVGVTKETSGVPATRPRTGSDPGGGIDLLAALQLHNTTRQGVTKVPGLVRLKSAYYLQGEERELRLNEASFERAATLLRRVPEFTIAAALRQEEANSGTIVAFSHGNNRYLELQSSGRKNELRLYYISRRDGAVHEEAFPFRLADGAWHRVALSVSGSQVELLVDCHPLYRRLLRPGPPDTNFTLPQLQLWVGQRNVKHFFFKGALQDVRLIPGPHGYLSQCPQLDSSCPTCGQFSILQNTVEQLMHNLNELSRRLAAAEGRISKVEECECQKSCRANGTVHEDGATWEKGCQQCSCVHGEIECRPTPCAAVTCKNPVIPQGQCCPICLNIDECKQQGGSEGHHCNANTKCVNVIGSYTCECLPGYHRVDKFNCAELDECATGHHACDQHATCVNTAGSYYCICKDGYTGDGYTCKPVCNQTCQNGGECVAPGKCSCRRGYIGNSCELDLDECASDLHRCHQSSTCFNMPGWYYCRCKPGYRSALHDSTQGTQCLDIDECNDQTIERRHTCHPSAKCVNTEGGYECVCPPQEDNHTAEECRLSCWFENQEVKNGETLAPAGNPCRRCTCKDGVITCRDPVCDCSAPGSHRDKCCPQCDPAASCRHQELHHLVFRSGERWIYQCQTCECLYGEIDCWQMECPPVSCSNPVTEDGDCCPRCEDDPCARELPGNGTSLSLLTRPRPCSYSGIIHDSGSSWQDPHDKCTTCECKVPYCAQLVSNSACCVHRTGSYAAATITAALAIWAATSSNVLQSLFLSLTYAAYRALRGHRWLTVHRKQLYQRLQLPAQLVQRSPAPPTPCHPRLLPRPPTPEAGPTWPGKHNGACKNPSSQYNDRGTTSVSECNYNKLCLQTGTSCPLEQRRRRRRRTSALHPRRRRRRRRAKLRASLNRLRLHHDDSALKRRATSPTIEATHPSPLLPHPHPHPPPPRRLRRHLPCWCPLGRTQTRKTLSLSAAPPATATKWSGPTDTVSRRTIVIGGATTTTRWRGAALPEPVASVES from the exons TGTCTGGCACGGCAAACAAGAAAGCGGAAGCGGCGCCGGAGGTGGGGGCCAATGTTGGCGTCACAAAAGAGACTTCCGGTGTCCCGGCCACGAGGCCCAGAACTGGCAGCGATCCTGGAGGAGGTATAGACCTGTTGGCAGCGTTACAGCTGCACAATACAACCCGACAGGGTGTTACAAAGGTGCCAGGCCTAGTTAGGTTAAAGTCAGCCTATTATCTTCAGG GCGAGGAGAGGGAGCTGCGACTGAACGAGGCGAGCTTCGAACGTGCGGCCACGCTACTCCGGCGGGTTCCGGAATTCACTATAGCAGCCGCTTTGCGACAAGAGGAGGCCAATTCCGGGACGATCGTCGCCTTTTCGCATGGAAACAATAG ATATTTGGAGCTGCAGAGCAGCGGTCGTAAGAACGAGCTTCGACTTTATTACATATCCCGTCGCGACGGGGCTGTACACGAGGAGGCGTTTCCTTTCCGACTGGCCGACGGGGCCTGGCACAGGGTCGCCCTAAGTGTAAGCGGCTCGCAGGTCGAGCTGCTCGTCGACTGTCATCCATTGTACAGGCGGTTGCTCAGGCCTGGACCACCTGACACAAATTTCACTCTGCCTCAACTTCAGCTCTGGGTAGGACAGAGAAACGTCAAGCACTTTTTCTTCAAG GGTGCTCTACAGGATGTGAGGTTGATACCCGGCCCCCATGGCTATCTTTCACAGTGTCCCCAACTCGATTCGTCCTGTCCCACCTGCGGTCAATTTTCTATACTGCAAAACACGGTCGAGCAGCTGATGCATAATCTGAACGAACTATCGCGTAGA CTAGCCGCTGCAGAGGGCAGAATAAGCAAAGTGGAGGAGTGCGAGTGCCAAAAATCGTGCAGGGCAAACGGCACGGTACACGAGGACGGCGCCACATGGGAAAAGGGTTGCCAACAGTGTTCCTGTGTCCATGGTGAAATCGAGTGCCGACCAACGCCCTGTGCTGCTGTCACTTGCAAGAATCCCGTCATTCCTCAAGGACAGTGCTGTCCGATCTGTTTGA ACATAGACGAGTGTAAACAACAAGGTGGCTCGGAAGGTCATCACTGCAACGCTAATACAAAATGCGTGAACGTGATCGGCTCGTACACGTGCGAGTGTCTTCCGGGCTACCATAGAGTGGACAAATTCAACTGCGCCGAACTCGACGAGTGTGCGACTGGTCACCACGCGTGCGACCAACACGCGACCTGTGTGAACACCGCGGGCAGTTACTATTGCATCTGCAAGGATGGCTACACTGGCGATGGCTACACCTGCAAAC CGGTCTGCAATCAGACCTGTCAGAACGGTGGCGAATGCGTGGCGCCAGGAAAATGTTCCTGTCGCCGCGGTTACATAGGCAACAGTTGCGAGCTCGATCTGGACGAGTGCGCTAGCGATCTTCATCGTTGTCATCAGTCGTCAACTTGTTTCAATATGCCTGGATGGTATTATTGCCGCTGCAAACCCGGTTACAGAAGCGCCCTTCACGACAGCACCCAAGGCACCCAGTGTCTCGATATCGACGAGTGTAACGATCAGACGATCGAGAGGAGGCACACGTGTCACCCTAGCGCTAAGTGCGTCAACACCGAGGGTGGATACGAGTGCGTATGCCCGCCTCAGGAGGACAATCACACCGCGGAAGAGTGTAGATTGA GTTGTTGGTTCGAAAATCAAGAGGTTAAAAACGGAGAGACTCTGGCACCAGCCGGTAATCCTTGCAGAAGATGTACTTGCAAGGACGGGGTCATCACCTGTAGGGATCCCGTTTGCGACTGCAGCGCCCCTGGAAGTCACAGGGACAAATGCTGTCCTCAGTGCGATCCTGCAGCCTCTTGCAGGCATCAGGAGCTTCATCACCTAGTCTTCAGGAGCGGTGAACGATGGATATACCAGTGTCAGACTTGCGAATGCCTG TACGGTGAAATAGACTGCTGGCAGATGGAATGTCCACCGGTTAGCTGTTCGAATCCCGTTACGGAGGACGGGGACTGTTGTCCGCGTTGCGAGGACGATCCATGCGCGAGAGAACTACCCGGAAATGGTACTTCTCTCTCGTTGTTGACACGGCCAAGGCCTTGCAGTTACTCCGGCATCATTCATGACAGTGGCAGCTCCTGGCAGGATCCCCATGACAAGTGCACCACGTGCGAGTGCAAG GTGCCGTACTGCGCCCAATTGGTGAGCAATAGCGCGTGTTGTGTGCATCG GACGGGCAGCTATGCTGCAGCTACGATTACGGCTGCGCTGGCGATTTGGGCAGCAACGAGCAGCAACGTCCTCCAGTCGTTGTTCCTGAGCCTTACGTACGCGGCCTATCGAGCGCTGCGGGGTCACCGATGGCTGACGGTGCACCGGAAGCAGCTCTATCAGCGGTTACAACTACCAGCTCAGCTGGTGCAACGGTCACCAGCACCGCCTACCCCCTGTCATCCTCGTCTTCTTCCTCGTCCACCAACACCAGAAGCGGGTCCAACGTGGCCAGGAAAGCACAACGGAGCCTGCAAAAATCCCAGCAGCCAGTACAACGACAGAGGGACGACCTCCGTGTCGGAATGCAACTACAACAAGCTGTGCCTACAGACAGGTACCAGCTGCCCTCTGGAGCAGCGAcggcgtcgtcgtcgacgtACGAGCGCGTTGCACCCACGTCGACGTCGTCGCCGACGACGGGCAAAACTCCGGGCAAGTCTCAACCGCCTACGCTTACACCACGACGACAGCGCCCTAAAGCGGCGGGCAACCTCACCAACCATCGAGGCAACGCATCCTTCTCCTCTCCTCCCTCATCCTCATcctcatcctcctcctcctcggcGTCTTCGTCGCCACTTACCATGCTGGTGCCCTCTGGGGCGGACCCAGACTCGGAAGACACTGTCTCTGTCAGCAGCACCACCAGCAACAGCGACAAAGTGGTCGGGACCGACGGATACCGTCAGTCGTCGAACAATCGTCATCGGAGGAGCGACGACAACGACTCGATGGCGCGGGGCAGCGCTACCTGAGCCCGTTGCTTCCGTGGAGAGCTAG